Within Acanthochromis polyacanthus isolate Apoly-LR-REF ecotype Palm Island chromosome 3, KAUST_Apoly_ChrSc, whole genome shotgun sequence, the genomic segment ctttgtcagtattgtctttaacatgtaattcataTTAGTTTGCACAATCTCCAACCATCTCATGCTGGTCTGGCCCGTCTGTcgaatttcaagtcattgtggcCTCTGAGCCAAAAAGTTTGTCCAACCCTGCCTTAGGGAATTCTGCATTTTATCAAAAAGTCCTTGAAGAGAATGTGAAGGAATCTGTCCGTCTGTGAAACCAAAGCTGACGTGAAGCTTTTATTAGTACAatgggcaaaaaataaaaaagaaagaaagaaatagagAGTTGTGGACTGATCTGGTCAGTGTCCTGGTTTGAATCCCACTGAAATATTGTGGATGGACTTGAGATGGGCAGTGCATGTTAGAAAACCCTCACATTGGAATTTTGCATGAAAAGTCAACAATTTTAATAAGCCGATGTCAAAGAGTGGTGGACACAATAATgcaaaatgtcttcaagaagTTATTTTTGCTGAAGGGGGTAATCCTAACTTATGATGCCAGGGGTGAACTTACTTTTTCTACAGAACAGTACTATGTGTACTGATATTCTTGTTGAATAAGTGACTGAAAAAGCCCATTTTCCTTGTGATATTGTTGAAGTACTTCTTTTATGCAGTTTCAAAGAAGATTATGTGTTTGCTCATATAAATACATCTAAGAAgccaacattttacattttttaatgactgtgcatgtgattttgttaaattttgagTACAGAATTGGCTTATCAGTTCTACAGAAATCCAGATTTGAATCTACATGTGTCAGCTCAAACTTACGAAGACTATAGAATCATATTACAGTAAAATGGTGTTGTATTACTGGTTTTATTAAGAATACTAAATATAATTAATACTGAGTAATAATGACCCTCACATACATGTGCAAATGGAGAAACATCAGCAGTAAAACAACTTAAGACTAATGTATAAGAaatgaaaaccaataaaacagaaaatgatcaacATGGAAAAAGGCAATGGAAACATTTTAGGAcgtcaaaacaataaaataaataattagatCCTATTTAAATTTTGGCCCAAAAAACAATCTAATCAAACGCCAGGCTGAAGACGCACTTTTAAGTTGAGCTTCTTTCCTCAGACAGACTGTTCCAGCAGCTCGAGGCATGAAAACTGAAAGTTGTCTCACCAAATGTTTTTGTCCTACGCTTTGGAATGACTAAAAGACTTGTGCCAGGGAACATGATGGACCTCAGGGGAAATGGCttgaaaacaagtcaaaatgtttcaaatcaatacaaaaacGTGGGGAAAACTCATTACAGACACTATTCTATTTGACCTGTGAGGATAACAGATCGTGTAATGTAAAAGATGATTAGATGTTTATCACTGAGCTGACTGCAAGTATCATACACAGAACAATATCTGGCATATAGTTGTGTCTAAGTCCACTGGAGGGACAAGAGCTGCTGCCCAAACCTgaagcaacaacagaaaaacaaaacaatgtgagcATTACTCATTGTCTAGAAGAAATGCTTTTAAAGCCAAAATGCAGCAACAAATAAGGAACTCATCCAAATCAGAAATGCCCCAGACGCTGTATTTCCTGCCTCCTCAGGGACGTTACGGCAATTGTTTTCTCCAACTGCGTCCCCCATGCACTGAAATGCATCCACAAAAATGGACACCGGACCAGACATTGAAATTACATGGCACACAGTCCAAAACAAATCCCTGACACCAGGAATAACGCTAGACTAAGAAACACGAACGACACCAAGGTCACTCTGCAGCACCACCGAATCTCTCGCTGCATGACAGATAGAGCTGGTTGGGGGCCCTCCGAGGTATTTATACACGAAGTGATATGTGTGCACAAATGTTGGTTATCTAGACAGTATTTAAGATGCAATATGGTTTAGGTCAAAGTTGCAAACTgcaaatacctttttttttttttttatcaaaaaacCACAGCTTGAACCATGGCCTACAAACAGAAGGCTGCATCCAAACCCGCATGCATAACGCTGTGCATCCAACACATGGGGGCTGCCTATATTTAGCTCTATATATGCTGAAATACATCCAGCGACGCTGAATATTGGGCTACTGGTCGGTGTTGGTAAGCCGTGGCCGTGCACTGGATCTGTTGAAGGCCCAGGCCGAGATGGGTCCGTAAATAGCGACTGACTGCGGTTCTAGTGGGACTCTGCAACACTCTAATTAAGCTCTGTCGCATAATGAGGCTCACTGCTGTTCCGTGTCACTCGATTAGTAGCTTGTGGTCGGCTCAGGCTATAGTTTGGGGTTTGTGGGGGTGGGAGATCACATCTGGGGCAAGGAGTATAGTAGCATAACAGCAATGGAAGAACTGGCAACCTCCATGTTAAAGAGGTAGTGCTGCAATGGGTCTCGCTGATTAAAATCTAATTACATTTCAAGGGTATTTTATAGAAATCTTGTAACACCACCAGTTTGGACTTTCAGGGTTTGCTGTATTATTTATACTCTGGTGATGAAGGATGAGGATTGAAGGGGATGCACAGAAACAAGATGAGTAGAAAAATGATTGGTTTGACCTCAGGAAATGATTGGCAGGGAAATGAGGGTGTTTTGTTGGAGGAAATATAAGGAAAACATTGTTTAGTTTACCCAAAagcctgaaaaagaaaatgttttaagacATCAATATAGTAATTTAATATGACATTACAGGTCTTACAACTTATTTAAAAAGTTGtaggaaacacatttttgattCCATGTAGCGCATCAGAGACAAGGAAGCCCCTGCAGTGTGAAGGTAATCCTTCCCCCATGTTGAACTGACTGTCAGGTGAAGGTTcacatacataaatacatatatgTTTACATGCCTTACCGTATATTGTACATGAAGTCAAATGCCACGGATGTTTGTGGCTTTGTAAGCGGGTGAATGAGAGTTTGGCCTTAGTGCCAGGGGCTGCGTGGGTGTTTGTGGGAGCTTTCACGACAAGTGGAAGCGGAAATGTTGACATTTGATtccccagccaatcagagggtTATCTCATTGTGTGGGTCTGGCCTGATTCAAGAGGTGGACTACAGTATATATTGACCTCAGCACAGGGCAGAGAATCAGAACAAGCCATCGAAGCGAAAGCAAGGAAAAGCAAGCAACAAAGAAAGCAACTTGTCTACGGCGAGACTCTAACTACAAGACATCATGAAGACTCTGGCTCTCCTCTCCATCTGTGCTCTTCTGTCAGTGTGCTGGTCCATGGGAGGTAAGGACAAACTCATGCCGTCACCGCTGTGAAACACAATATTGCTGTCCATGTTATTCAGTGCAATGTAAGGATCTCACTATGTTTAACAAATGTGACTTTCTGTGTCTTTCAGCTGTGGAACCTGAGGTTGTCgtggatcctgctgctgacacagctgctgaagctgcacCTGCCGACCCTGCAGCTGCTTCCTCTGACTCCTCATCTGCTTCGGACTCTTCTTCATCCTCCGAGTCTGATTCAGCCTCCTCCTCCGAATCCGACTCTTCCTCGGACTCTTCAGCATCTGATTCCAACTCAAGCTCAGACTCTTCAGCCTCCGATTCATCCTCCTCATCTGAGTCCTCCGAGTCCTCTGAATCTTCTGAATCTTCTTCCTCCGagtcttcttcttctgaatCCGACTCCTCAGACTCCTCTGACTCTTCTGCCTCTGactcttcctcttcatcatcctcatcttcatcagagTCAGCCAGTGCTGAGGGTATGTAGCTGTTTGCTTCCAGAGGGAATATTTGGATGATTTAGAGTTTAAAAATTTTCATATGAATAGAAGAAAAATTGAGAAAAGCCTGagtttatgatgttttttcccctcagctGCTCAAGTAGTCATGAAGAGGGACCTGGCTGCTGTTCTCCTGAGGAGAAGAAGAGCTGCTCCAGCAGGCGACCTCTCCCCTCTGCAGCTGGAAAGGTAGTTATTTGCTCTAATTGTGTAAAAATTGATTCACTCAGGTAGAATACAGTTGTAGATTCtgcaagttattttttttattaatcctATTAACCCTAATCacaattttctgttttactctGGTGCAAGAAATACAATTAGGaagcaaaacacagaatgaagTGATGCTACACACCTTCTAATTCTGTGTCTTTCTCCTTCCATCCAGCCTAAGAGAGGTGTGTGAGATGAATAATGCCTGCGATGAGATGGCTGAGACTGCAGGCATCGTTGCCGCATACGTCGCCTACTACGGACCTGTCCCCTTCTAAGTTAAAGACTCCTCTTTAGTGCACATgtgaactgtttttttctgacattttggtaTAGAACAGTGCAACAACAACTCCCCCAAATCCAGAGaaggagcagaaaaacaaaaaagatgggTTTGGCCCATGGTATGAAACCagatggagatttttttttctttaggcACAAATCATTGCACAAGTGATCAGCTTCAGTGGTTTTATTCATATAAGGCCTCTTCCATGCTTTCAGAGAGGCACATGGAAACGCTAGCCTGTGAAGTATGCGGTAGCCCCAAACAATTTAAATTATTCTTTGCGTCTACAGTAAAATGAATTGAATGGTGCTACAAGTGCAAATGTATTGTATGTTAATGTATTGATGTTTTTATATCATGCTTTAGTCTTACTTTAATTGTTAGTTCTAGTGAGTAGTGGATGTAGTAATGAGTTGTTAGAAGTACTGTAGTTTTAGTAATGTAGTGATAGTGGCAGTGTACAGTATGTGTAAAATGCACATCACTTATCTGTAATGACTGTAACCACAAATCGCCTCTGGGTTTgagaataataaattattttgttttgtcaaaCTATTGTCTTTGTTTCCTTAATGTATTCTCAATGTTAGCTAAGGgaatgttattattttaaacTTAAGCATTTCAATGTGCAGAAACAGGTTTTTGGTCTCTAGGAGCTGTGGGAGCAAGGTCCTCTGAACAAACTGATATTAGTGTGACCTTGTAAAATTAATTTGGCAAATTTGTAAGCAAGCAGCCACTAATTTATGCATTGAGTAGCTCTATTCAAGTTGAACATTTAGAAGTTAAACAAGGTGAAATCTTAGCTTGGAGCATTCACCAACACATTatgcaaaatgaaatgtcaaCATGGCAAACAGTAAGCTGTCTGGAACTAAATGTGTTAACCAggactaaaaaaaatgaagccaagACAGAAGTTGaataaaactgcagttccttgaatggcCACTTGACTCTGGCTCCAAAAACAGTCAGTTCCAAAGGACCTCCATGCTAAAATGCTcagctttacagcagaaatgaacatgtttacagcctggtccAAAGAAATGGTTTGGGTCTCTGTTGCTAATTTCCTCATTTATGACAAACTGCATTATGGGTGAATTTTTGCTTAACTcagtttaaattgtattaatgcTTAAAGATATGCATAATTAAGAGTGTGTCAGCTCCACTCATGTCCTTGCTCTTGGCTCATTTTTGATTAGTTGAATAAAGTTAGGTAGGAGGAGTCAGGCTCTGCCAACGTAGTGATGGTTGGAGGCACCACACCGAGCTTTAAAACAGCCATTTGGGTGACGTCTCAGAGGTTTTGTCCAGCTTTCTATGCAGTCTATGTCTGGAACACAACACGCACATTGGGGCAGAGGTAATCGTGAGGTTGTCTGAAAGTTAATTATGCAGCTCTGTCTGGAATCCTGGAGGCTTGTTTAAAACACTTACCACCACTCTGAACGTATTTCCAGAGTCCCCATAGTGTTTTTAGCCTAATGatgaaattaatttattttcatccTAAGATGGAACTTTGATTCTTACATCCACCTTGCTGGTGAGCTTCCACTTTGTGTGGTGAATCAGGAACAGAAACAGGACTTGGGAAACAAGTCCAAATCTtgcagcctgtttttttttttttttacttatctGACATTGTAAGAAGAGTCTTTGAGGATTCTGAAAAGACCTTTACAACAAGGGCTGTAAACAACCCTCTGGGTTTCGCAAACATCAAACAGCATCACTAATGTATGCTAACACATGCGTAACAGGTATTTTTCTGTCCGCTActgtgttagtgttttgctgttttagaGCATTTTTTCTGGAAATGACTATGGGAATGGTGGGAGAGACACAGCGAGGCAGTAGACAATAACCTCAGGCTGAGGGAAGCTGCAAAACTGGGTTGTCATTTCCTGTGGGTTCATCATTGACTTACAAATACAAGTAATTATGAACATATACAGtgtctaaaaaatgttttcacacctCATGTAAGTTtcccccttttattgcttttcaacatcgAATCATGGTCGATTTACTTTGGGTTCTATTTTGACAAGAATTCACAAAAAGcaactctttcatgtcaaaggaAAAACAGATTCCTGCaaagtacactgacagtcaatagaaactttgagaccatatttttcaacataattttttattttgaagcccgaaacgggattttcttcatatgaatcatttgtttagcatattggcatacagaaacaaaaatctaaagtttcaagaatgatttcaaaagaaagaatttcacaaaagaaaacggcacctgccgaacacaaagtcacaacagtcaataccaaGTATGGCCTcacaggcagcaatccgtcggtgcatgctttggaccaggcttctgattgtgggttggaaacagcccatacgcctggctacatcactgtagctcaaaccggcctccaccatacccagtgccaggagacgttgttcatgtgatagacgcggcatgatgctgttcactggactaacaatggtggccttttttgggcctttatataggccttcaaaacccattctcacattgtgcagatactcactgagtaacgcttggtgtgtatttggttcacttttgcaaagtgaccaacccatgtgcaatgagtcatgacaaaatgacaactcatcattatctcaactaccagggcactagatcatcagtaaatccacaatgaataaatacaaccccctacaagtagaattctgcgtacatttctacctcaaagtttctattgactgtcagtatagaaGGTTGgagtcaaaaaaaaagagaccagTGAGCGAGtgcctgttcttcaccagtcaaagctttatgggagcgTGGCAGAAAGAAAGCTACTGTTGCAAAACTCTCATAATAAATCttgactagagttcaccaggcGGTATttgggagactctgaagtcagcTGAAAGAAAGTCATCTGATATGGCAAGACcaaaatttagctttttgaCCATTGTGCACTGCACATCATCCTCACCTTAAAGCATGGTAGTgttagcatcatgatgtggggatgtttttcaaCAGATGGTTCTGGAAGGCCTGTACAGGTAGAGcataaaatgaatgcaacaaaGTATAGAGAAATCCTTGAGGACAAACTAATGCAGTCTGCAGAAGAATGTGGTAAAACTGCAGTGTCCCGATGTGCAGGTCTGATTGTGATTTTTCCATGCAGGATCAATGCTGTAGTAGTGGCCAAAGGATCATCTACTAAATACTAAGTGAATACTCATGCAATCACTTATTtcatcttttatatttttaaataactgacattactttgaggtgaaatctgttttcactttgacatgaaagagtatTTTTTGTAAAGTCTCAAAAAAATTATAAAGTAAAATTAGATTGACCATTACTCAAcgttaaaaagaaacaaaaggggGAAACTTCCAAAGGCTGAATGCTTTTGAAAGGCACTGCATTTGTTGTGAATCAGTGCTGAATTTTACAATCACACATAAACTTGCCCAATAAAGATAGCATCCTTATTCAGTCTCTATTACTTGCACAGCATTCAGCTGCCTTAAGTTCCCATAACTACCATTAGATGGCAATGTTGTTCA encodes:
- the bglapl gene encoding bone gamma-carboxyglutamate (gla) protein, like; protein product: MKTLALLSICALLSVCWSMGAVEPEVVVDPAADTAAEAAPADPAAASSDSSSASDSSSSSESDSASSSESDSSSDSSASDSNSSSDSSASDSSSSSESSESSESSESSSSESSSSESDSSDSSDSSASDSSSSSSSSSSESASAEAAQVVMKRDLAAVLLRRRRAAPAGDLSPLQLESLREVCEMNNACDEMAETAGIVAAYVAYYGPVPF